The following are encoded together in the Mustela nigripes isolate SB6536 chromosome 11, MUSNIG.SB6536, whole genome shotgun sequence genome:
- the TAOK2 gene encoding serine/threonine-protein kinase TAO2 isoform X5: protein MPAGGRAGSLKDPDVAELFFKDDPEKLFSDLREIGHGSFGAVYFARDVRNSEVVAIKKMSYSGKQSNEKWQDIIKEVRFLQKLRHPNTIQYRGCYLREHTAWLVMEYCLGSASDLLEVHKKPLQEVEIAAVTHGALQGLAYLHSHNMIHRDVKAGNILLSEPGLVKLGDFGSASIMAPANSFVGTPYWMAPEVILAMDEGQYDGKVDVWSLGITCIELAERKPPLFNMNAMSALYHIAQNESPVLQSGHWSEYFRNFVDSCLQKIPQDRPTSEVLLKHRFVLRERPPTVIMDLIQRTKDAVRELDNLQYRKMKKILFQEAPNGPGAEAPEEEEPAPCPQEAEPYMHRAGTLTSLESSHSVPSMSISASSQSSSVNSLADASDNEEEEEEEEEEEEEEEDGPEARELAMMQEGEHTVTSHGSVIQRLPVRALPSGSDNLYDDPYQPEMTPSPLQPPAAPAPASATSSARRRAYCRNRDHFATIRTASLVSRQIQEHEQDSALREQLSGYKRMRRQHQKQLLALESRLRGEREEHSARLQRELEAQRAGFGAEAEKLSRRHQAIGEKEARAAQAEERKFQQHILGQQKKELAALLEAQKRTYKLRKEQLKEELQENPSTPKREKAEWLLRQKEQLQQCQAEEEAGLLRRQRQYFELQCRQYKRKMLLARHSLDQDLLREDLNKKQTQKDLECALLLRQHEATRELELRQLQAVQRTRAELTRLQHQTELGNQLEYNKRREQELRQKHAAQVRQQPKSLKSKELQIKKQFQETCKIQTRQYKALRAHLLETTPKAQHKSLLKRLKEEQTRKLAILAEQYDQSISEMLSSQALRLDETQEAEFQALRQQLQQELELLNAYQSKIKIRTEGQHERELRELEQRVALRRALLEQRVEEELLALQTGRSERIRSLLERQAREIEAFDAESMRLGFSSMALGGIPAEAAAQGYPAPPPAPAWPSRPVPRSGAHWSHGPPPPGMPPPAWRQPSLLAPPGPPNWLGPPTQSGTPRGGALLLLRNSPQPLRRAASGGSGSDSVGPPAAAVPGPLSRSTSVASHILNGSSHFYS from the exons ATGCCAGCTGGGGGCCGGGCCGGGAGCCTGAAGGACCCCGATGTGGCTGAGCTCTTCTTCAAGGATGACCCTGAAAAGCTCTTCTCTGATCTCCGGGAAATCGGCCATGGCAGTTTTGGAGCTGTGTACTTT GCCCGAGATGTCCGGAATAGTGAGGTGGTGGCCATCAAGAAGATGTCCTACAGTGGGAAGCAGTCCAATGAG AAGTGGCAGGATATCATCAAGGAGGTGCGGTTCCTGCAGAAGCTCCGGCACCCCAATACCATTCAGTACCGGGGCTGTTACCTGAGAGAGCATACGGCTTGG CTGGTGATGGAGTATTGCCTGGGCTCAGCTTCTGACCTTCTAGAAG TGCACAAGAAGCCCCTTCAGGAGGTGGAGATTGCGGCTGTGACGCACGGGGCCCTTCAGGGTCTGGCTTACCTGCACTCCCACAACATGATCCATAG GGATGTGAAGGCCGGAAACATCTTGCTGTCGGAGCCAGGCTTGGTGAAGCTGGGGGACTTCGGCTCTGCGTCGATCATGGCACCCGCCAACTCCTTTGTGGGCACCCCGTACTG GATGGCTCCGGAGGTGATCCTGGCAATGGACGAGGGGCAGTATGATGGCAAGGTGGATGTCTGGTCCTTGGGGATAACCTGCATCGAGCTGG CGGAACGGAAACCACCGCTGTTCAACATGAATGCGATGAGTGCCTTATACCACATTGCACAGAATGAGTCCCCCGTGCTCCAGTCAGGACACTG GTCTGAGTACTTCCGGAATTTTGTTGACTCCTGTCTTCAGAAGATCCCTCAAGACAGACCAACCTCAGAGGTTCTTCTGAAG CACCGCTTTGTGCTCCGGGAACGGCCACCCACGGTCATCATGGACCTAATCCAGAGAACTAAGGATGCTGTGCGGGAGCTAGACAACCTGCAGTACCGTAAGATGAAGAAGATACTGTTCCAAGAGGCACCCAATGGCCCTGGTGCTGAGgccccagaggaggaggag CCTGCGCCCTGTCCGCAGGAGGCCGAGCCCTACATGCACCGGGCTGGGACGCTGACCAGTCTAGAGAGTAGCCACTCAGTGCCCAGCATGTCCATCAGCGCCTCCAGCCAGAGCAGTTCGGTCAACAGCCTAGCGGACGCTTCAGAcaacgaggaggaggaggaggaggaggaggaagaggaagaggaggaggaagacgggCCCGAAGCCCGAGAGCTGGCCATGATGCAGGAGGGGGAGCACACGGTCACCTCCCACGGTTCCGTCATCCAGCGACTGCCGGTGCGCGCCTTGCCCTCC GGTTCTGACAACCTGTATGATGACCCCTACCAGCCAGAGATGACCCCCAGCCCTCTGCAGCCGCCGGCCGCCCCGGCTCCCGCCTCTGCCACCTCTTCTGCCCGCCGCCGGGCCTACTGCCGCAACCGGGACCACTTTGCCACCATCCGTACTGCCTCCCTG gtcAGCCGCCAGATCCAGGAGCACGAGCAGGACTCGGCGCTGCGGGAGCAGCTGAGCGGCTATAAGCGGATGCGACGACAGCACCAGAAACAGCTGCTGGCCCTGGAGTCGAGGCTGCGGGGTGAACGGGAGGAGCATAGCGCGAGGCTGCAGCGGGAGCTCGAGGCCCAGCGCGCTGGCTTTGGGGCTGAGGCAGAAAAGCTGTCCCGGCGGCACCAGGCCATCGGTGAGAAGGAGGCCCGAGCAGCCCAGGCCGAGGAGCGTAAGTTCCAGCAGCACATCCTCGGGCAGCAGAAGAAGGAGCTGGCCGCCCTGCTGGAGGCTCAGAAGCGAACATACAAACTGCGGAAGGAGCAGCTGAAGGAG GAGCTCCAGGAGAACCCCAGCACCCCCAAGCGGGAGAAGGCCGAGTGGCTTCTGCGGCAGAAGGAGCAGCTCCAGCAGTGCCAGgcggaggaggaggcagggctgcTGCGGCGGCAGCGCCAGTACTTTGAGCTTCAGTGTCGCCAGTATAAGCGCAAGATGCTTCTGGCGCGTCACAGCCTGGACCAGGACCTGCTGCGCGAG GATTTGAACAAGAAGCAGACCCAGAAGGACTTGGAGTGTGCACTGCTGCTGCGGCAGCACGAGGCCACGCGGGAGCTGGAGCTACGGCAGCTCCAGGCCGTCCAGCGCACACGGGCCGAGCTCACCCGCCTGCAGCACCAGACGGAGCTGGGTAACCAGCTGGAGTACAACAAGCGGCGTGAGCAGGAGTTGCGGCAGAAGCACGCGGCCCAGGTTCGCCAGCAGCCCAAGAGCCTCAAA TCTAAGGAGCTGCAGATCAAGAAGCAGTTCCAGGAGACGTGTAAGATCCAGACTCGGCAGTACAAGGCCCTGCGGGCTCACTTGCTGGAGACCACGCCCAAAGCTCAGCACAAGAGCCTCCTTAAGCGGCTCAAGGAAGAACAGACCCGCAAGCTGGCCATCCTAGCCGAGCAGTACGACCAGTCCATCTCCGAGATGCTCAGCTCACAGGCG CTGCGGCTTGATGAGACCCAGGAGGCAGAATTCCAGGCCCTTCGGCAGCAGCTGCAACAGGAGCTGGAGCTGCTCAACGCCTACCAGAGCAAGATCAAGATCCGCACAGAGGGTCAGCACGAGCGGGAGCTGCGGGAGCTGGAGCAGCGGGTGGCTCTGAGGCGGGCACTGCTGGAGCAGCGG GTGGAAGAGGAGCTGCTGGCCTTGCAGACAGGGCGCTCCGAGCGAATCCGGAGTTTGCTCGAGCGGCAGGCCCGTGAGATCGAGGCTTTCGATGCCGAGAGCATGAGGCTGGGCTTCTCCAGTATGGCTCTGGGGGGCATCCCAGCCGAGGCTGCTGCCCAGGGCTATCCcgctccaccccctgcccctgcctggccctCCCGTCCTGTACCCCGATCAGGGGCACATTGGAGCCATGGTCCTCCTCCACCGGGCATGCCCCCCCCAGCCTGGCGTCAGCCCTCTCTGCTGGCTCCTCCAGGTCCCCCAAACTGGCTGGGGCCCCCCACACAGAGTGGAACACCCCGTGGTGGAGCCCTGCTGCTGCTAAGAAACAGCCCTCAGCCCCTGCGGCGGGCGGCCTCGGGGGGCAGTGGCAGTGACAGTGTAGGCCCACCTGCCGCTGCGGTGCCTGGGCCTCTGAGCCGCAGCACCAGTGTCGCTTCCCACATCCTCAATGGTTCCTCCCACTTCTATTCCTGA
- the TAOK2 gene encoding serine/threonine-protein kinase TAO2 isoform X6 yields the protein MPAGGRAGSLKDPDVAELFFKDDPEKLFSDLREIGHGSFGAVYFARDVRNSEVVAIKKMSYSGKQSNEKWQDIIKEVRFLQKLRHPNTIQYRGCYLREHTAWLVMEYCLGSASDLLEVHKKPLQEVEIAAVTHGALQGLAYLHSHNMIHRDVKAGNILLSEPGLVKLGDFGSASIMAPANSFVGTPYWMAPEVILAMDEGQYDGKVDVWSLGITCIELAERKPPLFNMNAMSALYHIAQNESPVLQSGHWSEYFRNFVDSCLQKIPQDRPTSEVLLKHRFVLRERPPTVIMDLIQRTKDAVRELDNLQYRKMKKILFQEAPNGPGAEAPEEEEPAPCPQEAEPYMHRAGTLTSLESSHSVPSMSISASSQSSSVNSLADASDNEEEEEEEEEEEEEEEDGPEARELAMMQEGEHTVTSHGSVIQRLPGSDNLYDDPYQPEMTPSPLQPPAAPAPASATSSARRRAYCRNRDHFATIRTASLVSRQIQEHEQDSALREQLSGYKRMRRQHQKQLLALESRLRGEREEHSARLQRELEAQRAGFGAEAEKLSRRHQAIGEKEARAAQAEERKFQQHILGQQKKELAALLEAQKRTYKLRKEQLKEELQENPSTPKREKAEWLLRQKEQLQQCQAEEEAGLLRRQRQYFELQCRQYKRKMLLARHSLDQDLLREDLNKKQTQKDLECALLLRQHEATRELELRQLQAVQRTRAELTRLQHQTELGNQLEYNKRREQELRQKHAAQVRQQPKSLKSKELQIKKQFQETCKIQTRQYKALRAHLLETTPKAQHKSLLKRLKEEQTRKLAILAEQYDQSISEMLSSQALRLDETQEAEFQALRQQLQQELELLNAYQSKIKIRTEGQHERELRELEQRVALRRALLEQRVEEELLALQTGRSERIRSLLERQAREIEAFDAESMRLGFSSMALGGIPAEAAAQGYPAPPPAPAWPSRPVPRSGAHWSHGPPPPGMPPPAWRQPSLLAPPGPPNWLGPPTQSGTPRGGALLLLRNSPQPLRRAASGGSGSDSVGPPAAAVPGPLSRSTSVASHILNGSSHFYS from the exons ATGCCAGCTGGGGGCCGGGCCGGGAGCCTGAAGGACCCCGATGTGGCTGAGCTCTTCTTCAAGGATGACCCTGAAAAGCTCTTCTCTGATCTCCGGGAAATCGGCCATGGCAGTTTTGGAGCTGTGTACTTT GCCCGAGATGTCCGGAATAGTGAGGTGGTGGCCATCAAGAAGATGTCCTACAGTGGGAAGCAGTCCAATGAG AAGTGGCAGGATATCATCAAGGAGGTGCGGTTCCTGCAGAAGCTCCGGCACCCCAATACCATTCAGTACCGGGGCTGTTACCTGAGAGAGCATACGGCTTGG CTGGTGATGGAGTATTGCCTGGGCTCAGCTTCTGACCTTCTAGAAG TGCACAAGAAGCCCCTTCAGGAGGTGGAGATTGCGGCTGTGACGCACGGGGCCCTTCAGGGTCTGGCTTACCTGCACTCCCACAACATGATCCATAG GGATGTGAAGGCCGGAAACATCTTGCTGTCGGAGCCAGGCTTGGTGAAGCTGGGGGACTTCGGCTCTGCGTCGATCATGGCACCCGCCAACTCCTTTGTGGGCACCCCGTACTG GATGGCTCCGGAGGTGATCCTGGCAATGGACGAGGGGCAGTATGATGGCAAGGTGGATGTCTGGTCCTTGGGGATAACCTGCATCGAGCTGG CGGAACGGAAACCACCGCTGTTCAACATGAATGCGATGAGTGCCTTATACCACATTGCACAGAATGAGTCCCCCGTGCTCCAGTCAGGACACTG GTCTGAGTACTTCCGGAATTTTGTTGACTCCTGTCTTCAGAAGATCCCTCAAGACAGACCAACCTCAGAGGTTCTTCTGAAG CACCGCTTTGTGCTCCGGGAACGGCCACCCACGGTCATCATGGACCTAATCCAGAGAACTAAGGATGCTGTGCGGGAGCTAGACAACCTGCAGTACCGTAAGATGAAGAAGATACTGTTCCAAGAGGCACCCAATGGCCCTGGTGCTGAGgccccagaggaggaggag CCTGCGCCCTGTCCGCAGGAGGCCGAGCCCTACATGCACCGGGCTGGGACGCTGACCAGTCTAGAGAGTAGCCACTCAGTGCCCAGCATGTCCATCAGCGCCTCCAGCCAGAGCAGTTCGGTCAACAGCCTAGCGGACGCTTCAGAcaacgaggaggaggaggaggaggaggaggaagaggaagaggaggaggaagacgggCCCGAAGCCCGAGAGCTGGCCATGATGCAGGAGGGGGAGCACACGGTCACCTCCCACGGTTCCGTCATCCAGCGACTGCCG GGTTCTGACAACCTGTATGATGACCCCTACCAGCCAGAGATGACCCCCAGCCCTCTGCAGCCGCCGGCCGCCCCGGCTCCCGCCTCTGCCACCTCTTCTGCCCGCCGCCGGGCCTACTGCCGCAACCGGGACCACTTTGCCACCATCCGTACTGCCTCCCTG gtcAGCCGCCAGATCCAGGAGCACGAGCAGGACTCGGCGCTGCGGGAGCAGCTGAGCGGCTATAAGCGGATGCGACGACAGCACCAGAAACAGCTGCTGGCCCTGGAGTCGAGGCTGCGGGGTGAACGGGAGGAGCATAGCGCGAGGCTGCAGCGGGAGCTCGAGGCCCAGCGCGCTGGCTTTGGGGCTGAGGCAGAAAAGCTGTCCCGGCGGCACCAGGCCATCGGTGAGAAGGAGGCCCGAGCAGCCCAGGCCGAGGAGCGTAAGTTCCAGCAGCACATCCTCGGGCAGCAGAAGAAGGAGCTGGCCGCCCTGCTGGAGGCTCAGAAGCGAACATACAAACTGCGGAAGGAGCAGCTGAAGGAG GAGCTCCAGGAGAACCCCAGCACCCCCAAGCGGGAGAAGGCCGAGTGGCTTCTGCGGCAGAAGGAGCAGCTCCAGCAGTGCCAGgcggaggaggaggcagggctgcTGCGGCGGCAGCGCCAGTACTTTGAGCTTCAGTGTCGCCAGTATAAGCGCAAGATGCTTCTGGCGCGTCACAGCCTGGACCAGGACCTGCTGCGCGAG GATTTGAACAAGAAGCAGACCCAGAAGGACTTGGAGTGTGCACTGCTGCTGCGGCAGCACGAGGCCACGCGGGAGCTGGAGCTACGGCAGCTCCAGGCCGTCCAGCGCACACGGGCCGAGCTCACCCGCCTGCAGCACCAGACGGAGCTGGGTAACCAGCTGGAGTACAACAAGCGGCGTGAGCAGGAGTTGCGGCAGAAGCACGCGGCCCAGGTTCGCCAGCAGCCCAAGAGCCTCAAA TCTAAGGAGCTGCAGATCAAGAAGCAGTTCCAGGAGACGTGTAAGATCCAGACTCGGCAGTACAAGGCCCTGCGGGCTCACTTGCTGGAGACCACGCCCAAAGCTCAGCACAAGAGCCTCCTTAAGCGGCTCAAGGAAGAACAGACCCGCAAGCTGGCCATCCTAGCCGAGCAGTACGACCAGTCCATCTCCGAGATGCTCAGCTCACAGGCG CTGCGGCTTGATGAGACCCAGGAGGCAGAATTCCAGGCCCTTCGGCAGCAGCTGCAACAGGAGCTGGAGCTGCTCAACGCCTACCAGAGCAAGATCAAGATCCGCACAGAGGGTCAGCACGAGCGGGAGCTGCGGGAGCTGGAGCAGCGGGTGGCTCTGAGGCGGGCACTGCTGGAGCAGCGG GTGGAAGAGGAGCTGCTGGCCTTGCAGACAGGGCGCTCCGAGCGAATCCGGAGTTTGCTCGAGCGGCAGGCCCGTGAGATCGAGGCTTTCGATGCCGAGAGCATGAGGCTGGGCTTCTCCAGTATGGCTCTGGGGGGCATCCCAGCCGAGGCTGCTGCCCAGGGCTATCCcgctccaccccctgcccctgcctggccctCCCGTCCTGTACCCCGATCAGGGGCACATTGGAGCCATGGTCCTCCTCCACCGGGCATGCCCCCCCCAGCCTGGCGTCAGCCCTCTCTGCTGGCTCCTCCAGGTCCCCCAAACTGGCTGGGGCCCCCCACACAGAGTGGAACACCCCGTGGTGGAGCCCTGCTGCTGCTAAGAAACAGCCCTCAGCCCCTGCGGCGGGCGGCCTCGGGGGGCAGTGGCAGTGACAGTGTAGGCCCACCTGCCGCTGCGGTGCCTGGGCCTCTGAGCCGCAGCACCAGTGTCGCTTCCCACATCCTCAATGGTTCCTCCCACTTCTATTCCTGA
- the TAOK2 gene encoding serine/threonine-protein kinase TAO2 isoform X7 — MPAGGRAGSLKDPDVAELFFKDDPEKLFSDLREIGHGSFGAVYFARDVRNSEVVAIKKMSYSGKQSNEKWQDIIKEVRFLQKLRHPNTIQYRGCYLREHTAWLVMEYCLGSASDLLEVHKKPLQEVEIAAVTHGALQGLAYLHSHNMIHRDVKAGNILLSEPGLVKLGDFGSASIMAPANSFVGTPYWMAPEVILAMDEGQYDGKVDVWSLGITCIELAERKPPLFNMNAMSALYHIAQNESPVLQSGHWSEYFRNFVDSCLQKIPQDRPTSEVLLKHRFVLRERPPTVIMDLIQRTKDAVRELDNLQYRKMKKILFQEAPNGPGAEAPEEEEEAEPYMHRAGTLTSLESSHSVPSMSISASSQSSSVNSLADASDNEEEEEEEEEEEEEEEDGPEARELAMMQEGEHTVTSHGSVIQRLPGSDNLYDDPYQPEMTPSPLQPPAAPAPASATSSARRRAYCRNRDHFATIRTASLVSRQIQEHEQDSALREQLSGYKRMRRQHQKQLLALESRLRGEREEHSARLQRELEAQRAGFGAEAEKLSRRHQAIGEKEARAAQAEERKFQQHILGQQKKELAALLEAQKRTYKLRKEQLKEELQENPSTPKREKAEWLLRQKEQLQQCQAEEEAGLLRRQRQYFELQCRQYKRKMLLARHSLDQDLLREDLNKKQTQKDLECALLLRQHEATRELELRQLQAVQRTRAELTRLQHQTELGNQLEYNKRREQELRQKHAAQVRQQPKSLKSKELQIKKQFQETCKIQTRQYKALRAHLLETTPKAQHKSLLKRLKEEQTRKLAILAEQYDQSISEMLSSQALRLDETQEAEFQALRQQLQQELELLNAYQSKIKIRTEGQHERELRELEQRVALRRALLEQRVEEELLALQTGRSERIRSLLERQAREIEAFDAESMRLGFSSMALGGIPAEAAAQGYPAPPPAPAWPSRPVPRSGAHWSHGPPPPGMPPPAWRQPSLLAPPGPPNWLGPPTQSGTPRGGALLLLRNSPQPLRRAASGGSGSDSVGPPAAAVPGPLSRSTSVASHILNGSSHFYS; from the exons ATGCCAGCTGGGGGCCGGGCCGGGAGCCTGAAGGACCCCGATGTGGCTGAGCTCTTCTTCAAGGATGACCCTGAAAAGCTCTTCTCTGATCTCCGGGAAATCGGCCATGGCAGTTTTGGAGCTGTGTACTTT GCCCGAGATGTCCGGAATAGTGAGGTGGTGGCCATCAAGAAGATGTCCTACAGTGGGAAGCAGTCCAATGAG AAGTGGCAGGATATCATCAAGGAGGTGCGGTTCCTGCAGAAGCTCCGGCACCCCAATACCATTCAGTACCGGGGCTGTTACCTGAGAGAGCATACGGCTTGG CTGGTGATGGAGTATTGCCTGGGCTCAGCTTCTGACCTTCTAGAAG TGCACAAGAAGCCCCTTCAGGAGGTGGAGATTGCGGCTGTGACGCACGGGGCCCTTCAGGGTCTGGCTTACCTGCACTCCCACAACATGATCCATAG GGATGTGAAGGCCGGAAACATCTTGCTGTCGGAGCCAGGCTTGGTGAAGCTGGGGGACTTCGGCTCTGCGTCGATCATGGCACCCGCCAACTCCTTTGTGGGCACCCCGTACTG GATGGCTCCGGAGGTGATCCTGGCAATGGACGAGGGGCAGTATGATGGCAAGGTGGATGTCTGGTCCTTGGGGATAACCTGCATCGAGCTGG CGGAACGGAAACCACCGCTGTTCAACATGAATGCGATGAGTGCCTTATACCACATTGCACAGAATGAGTCCCCCGTGCTCCAGTCAGGACACTG GTCTGAGTACTTCCGGAATTTTGTTGACTCCTGTCTTCAGAAGATCCCTCAAGACAGACCAACCTCAGAGGTTCTTCTGAAG CACCGCTTTGTGCTCCGGGAACGGCCACCCACGGTCATCATGGACCTAATCCAGAGAACTAAGGATGCTGTGCGGGAGCTAGACAACCTGCAGTACCGTAAGATGAAGAAGATACTGTTCCAAGAGGCACCCAATGGCCCTGGTGCTGAGgccccagaggaggaggag GAGGCCGAGCCCTACATGCACCGGGCTGGGACGCTGACCAGTCTAGAGAGTAGCCACTCAGTGCCCAGCATGTCCATCAGCGCCTCCAGCCAGAGCAGTTCGGTCAACAGCCTAGCGGACGCTTCAGAcaacgaggaggaggaggaggaggaggaggaagaggaagaggaggaggaagacgggCCCGAAGCCCGAGAGCTGGCCATGATGCAGGAGGGGGAGCACACGGTCACCTCCCACGGTTCCGTCATCCAGCGACTGCCG GGTTCTGACAACCTGTATGATGACCCCTACCAGCCAGAGATGACCCCCAGCCCTCTGCAGCCGCCGGCCGCCCCGGCTCCCGCCTCTGCCACCTCTTCTGCCCGCCGCCGGGCCTACTGCCGCAACCGGGACCACTTTGCCACCATCCGTACTGCCTCCCTG gtcAGCCGCCAGATCCAGGAGCACGAGCAGGACTCGGCGCTGCGGGAGCAGCTGAGCGGCTATAAGCGGATGCGACGACAGCACCAGAAACAGCTGCTGGCCCTGGAGTCGAGGCTGCGGGGTGAACGGGAGGAGCATAGCGCGAGGCTGCAGCGGGAGCTCGAGGCCCAGCGCGCTGGCTTTGGGGCTGAGGCAGAAAAGCTGTCCCGGCGGCACCAGGCCATCGGTGAGAAGGAGGCCCGAGCAGCCCAGGCCGAGGAGCGTAAGTTCCAGCAGCACATCCTCGGGCAGCAGAAGAAGGAGCTGGCCGCCCTGCTGGAGGCTCAGAAGCGAACATACAAACTGCGGAAGGAGCAGCTGAAGGAG GAGCTCCAGGAGAACCCCAGCACCCCCAAGCGGGAGAAGGCCGAGTGGCTTCTGCGGCAGAAGGAGCAGCTCCAGCAGTGCCAGgcggaggaggaggcagggctgcTGCGGCGGCAGCGCCAGTACTTTGAGCTTCAGTGTCGCCAGTATAAGCGCAAGATGCTTCTGGCGCGTCACAGCCTGGACCAGGACCTGCTGCGCGAG GATTTGAACAAGAAGCAGACCCAGAAGGACTTGGAGTGTGCACTGCTGCTGCGGCAGCACGAGGCCACGCGGGAGCTGGAGCTACGGCAGCTCCAGGCCGTCCAGCGCACACGGGCCGAGCTCACCCGCCTGCAGCACCAGACGGAGCTGGGTAACCAGCTGGAGTACAACAAGCGGCGTGAGCAGGAGTTGCGGCAGAAGCACGCGGCCCAGGTTCGCCAGCAGCCCAAGAGCCTCAAA TCTAAGGAGCTGCAGATCAAGAAGCAGTTCCAGGAGACGTGTAAGATCCAGACTCGGCAGTACAAGGCCCTGCGGGCTCACTTGCTGGAGACCACGCCCAAAGCTCAGCACAAGAGCCTCCTTAAGCGGCTCAAGGAAGAACAGACCCGCAAGCTGGCCATCCTAGCCGAGCAGTACGACCAGTCCATCTCCGAGATGCTCAGCTCACAGGCG CTGCGGCTTGATGAGACCCAGGAGGCAGAATTCCAGGCCCTTCGGCAGCAGCTGCAACAGGAGCTGGAGCTGCTCAACGCCTACCAGAGCAAGATCAAGATCCGCACAGAGGGTCAGCACGAGCGGGAGCTGCGGGAGCTGGAGCAGCGGGTGGCTCTGAGGCGGGCACTGCTGGAGCAGCGG GTGGAAGAGGAGCTGCTGGCCTTGCAGACAGGGCGCTCCGAGCGAATCCGGAGTTTGCTCGAGCGGCAGGCCCGTGAGATCGAGGCTTTCGATGCCGAGAGCATGAGGCTGGGCTTCTCCAGTATGGCTCTGGGGGGCATCCCAGCCGAGGCTGCTGCCCAGGGCTATCCcgctccaccccctgcccctgcctggccctCCCGTCCTGTACCCCGATCAGGGGCACATTGGAGCCATGGTCCTCCTCCACCGGGCATGCCCCCCCCAGCCTGGCGTCAGCCCTCTCTGCTGGCTCCTCCAGGTCCCCCAAACTGGCTGGGGCCCCCCACACAGAGTGGAACACCCCGTGGTGGAGCCCTGCTGCTGCTAAGAAACAGCCCTCAGCCCCTGCGGCGGGCGGCCTCGGGGGGCAGTGGCAGTGACAGTGTAGGCCCACCTGCCGCTGCGGTGCCTGGGCCTCTGAGCCGCAGCACCAGTGTCGCTTCCCACATCCTCAATGGTTCCTCCCACTTCTATTCCTGA